The Cyclobacteriaceae bacterium genome includes a region encoding these proteins:
- a CDS encoding site-2 protease family protein, translating into MELSRKEILLHLGLFILTFITTTLAGTSWVYSKFLIYIEKIVLGFIPITAINHDFTWQDFVNGMPYSIPFMLILTVHEFGHYFTARYYKVRTTLPYYIPLPPLPFMLGTLGAVIRLKSPVHSKKQNFDIGIAGPLAGFVIALGVLWYGFATLPPPEYIFQFHPEYEKFGLNYAQSVYGEGLPANTIDLITGKNLLFLFFEKFVADPARVPNVHELIHYPFLFAGFLSLVFTSINLLPIGQLDGGHVLYGLMGFDGHRKIASAIFILFLFYSGLGVVVPGQPLSFIFDIPFPFTIPFFIGFLYLCLTGLRWKWQNQLMTAVILFAAQYFIVMLFPKVHGYSGWLLFAFIIGRFVGVMHPRSEIEEPLTMNRKILGWFALFVFVISFTPAPIELILSTAPSP; encoded by the coding sequence ATGGAACTATCGCGAAAGGAAATTCTCCTTCATCTTGGTCTTTTTATCCTTACGTTCATTACGACAACTCTGGCAGGCACCTCATGGGTGTATTCCAAATTCTTAATTTATATCGAGAAAATTGTTCTTGGGTTTATTCCGATAACCGCCATCAACCATGATTTCACGTGGCAGGATTTTGTGAATGGCATGCCGTACTCCATTCCATTTATGTTGATCCTCACGGTTCATGAGTTTGGTCATTATTTCACGGCCAGGTATTACAAGGTTAGGACAACATTGCCTTATTACATTCCGTTGCCGCCACTTCCGTTCATGTTAGGAACGTTAGGTGCTGTGATCAGATTAAAAAGTCCGGTCCACAGCAAAAAGCAGAATTTCGATATCGGAATTGCGGGACCCCTTGCCGGATTCGTCATCGCTCTTGGAGTTTTGTGGTATGGCTTTGCAACTCTTCCGCCTCCGGAATACATATTTCAATTCCATCCTGAGTATGAGAAATTTGGGTTGAACTATGCTCAGTCAGTTTACGGTGAGGGACTGCCAGCCAATACAATTGATCTCATCACGGGAAAGAATCTGCTTTTTCTTTTCTTTGAAAAATTCGTTGCGGATCCCGCAAGAGTTCCTAATGTTCATGAATTAATCCATTACCCATTTCTTTTCGCAGGTTTTCTTTCTCTTGTATTCACCAGTATCAACCTTCTGCCTATCGGACAACTGGATGGAGGTCATGTATTGTATGGCCTGATGGGTTTTGATGGTCACCGTAAGATTGCTTCGGCCATCTTTATTTTATTTTTGTTTTATTCAGGCCTTGGAGTTGTTGTGCCCGGACAACCTCTGTCGTTCATCTTTGATATTCCTTTTCCTTTTACCATTCCATTCTTTATTGGATTCCTATATCTGTGTCTTACAGGATTACGATGGAAGTGGCAGAATCAGTTAATGACAGCTGTTATTCTATTTGCAGCGCAGTATTTCATCGTAATGCTCTTTCCAAAGGTTCATGGATATTCCGGATGGCTGCTCTTTGCATTTATTATTGGAAGATTCGTGGGTGTAATGCACCCTCGTTCTGAGATAGAAGAACCTTTGACAATGAATAGAAAAATTCTTGGATGGTTTGCGCTATTTGTATTTGTAATCTCCTTTACGCCGGCGCCGATTGAATTGATTTTATCTACTGCGCCTTCACCATGA